In the genome of Triticum urartu cultivar G1812 chromosome 5, Tu2.1, whole genome shotgun sequence, one region contains:
- the LOC125556232 gene encoding putative cyclin-dependent kinase F-2 — protein MAIKRVFPGDHPDFKVDMSGGAPRLTFCNRARYWSSTDYQETRALGVGAYGGVVEARHLTNGWTVAVKKPLPCVHEGAGIACGCADARTLREAAFLAACHRHRAIVELRALSLDPFTRKLSVVMECVGPNLHDVLHEHRRGRPFPEADVRCIMEQLLGAAKHMHGLRIIHRDIKPGNILVGADGISSVKICDLGLAVSMSEPAPYGQHGTRRYMAPEMLLGKTDYDATVDMWSLGCVMAELLSGKPLFDGDDDAQQLLAIFRVLGVPLFTTWPDYESLPLAGKLVTPPHVISRNKLREHFPEDLLSKEGFEVLKGLLSCNVDKRLSATTALRRPWFANVTNDLYCVDHKCA, from the coding sequence ATGGCCATCAAGCGCGTCTTCCCCGGCGACCACCCCGACTTCAAGGTGGACATGAGCGGCGGCGCCCCGAGGCTCACCTTCTGCAACAGGGCGCGCTACTGGAGCTCCACCGACTACCAGGAGACGCGCGCGCTCGGCGTGGGCGCCTACGGCGGCGTCGTGGAGGCGCGCCACCTCACCAACGGCTGGACCGTCGCCGTCAAGAAACCGCTCCCCTGCGTGCACGAGGGCGCCGGCATCGCGTGCGGCTGCGCCGACGCCCGTACGCTGCGCGAGGCGGCGTTCCTCGCCGCGTGCCACCGCCACCGCGCCATCGTCGAGCTCCGGGCGCTCTCGCTCGACCCCTTCACCCGGAAGCTCTCCGTCGTGATGGAGTGCGTCGGGCCCAACCTGCACGACGTCCTCCACGAGCACCGCCGCGGCCGGCCGTTCCCCGAGGCCGACGTGCGCTGCATCATGGAGCAGCTCCTCGGCGCCGCCAAGCACATGCACGGGCTGCGCATCATCCACCGCGACATCAAGCCGGGGAACATCCTCGTCGGCGCAGACGGCATCAGCAGCGTCAAGATCTGCGACCTAGGGCTCGCGGTGTCCATGTCCGAGCCCGCGCCGTACGGCCAGCACGGCACACGCCGATACATGGCGCCGGAGATGCTCCTCGGCAAGACCGACTACGACGCCACGGTTGATATGTGGTCCCTCGGCTGCGTCATGGCCGAGCTCCTCTCCGGGAAGCCGCTCTTCGACGGGGACGACGACGCCCAACAGCTCCTCGCCATCTTCCGCGTTCTCGGCGTGCCATTGTTCACCACCTGGCCAGACTACGAGTCATTGCCGCTCGCCGGGAAGCTGGTGACGCCGCCGCATGTCATTTCCCGCAACAAGCTCCGTGAGCACTTCCCAGAGGACCTCCTCTCCAAAGAAGGCTTCGAAGTCCTCAAGGGGCTCCTCTCGTGCAACGTCGACAAGAGGTTGTCGGCCACCACCGCGCTCAGGCGACCATGGTTTGCCAACGTCACCAATGATTTGTATTGCGTTGATCACAAATGTGCATGA
- the LOC125556233 gene encoding 30S ribosomal protein S3-like, whose translation MGLCASMLQRRTEGRYPEPRRGTARALFVVRGDRRPSNPEALVVRVQDSGRTQLRRHGTGRAESGGRGGCWQQGTDALDRMITRARMPRLPCAGSGTVGVEPDAALRTRQTASAERGAPPGLGVEPDAPLYTRKTTAAADRGGLPGPRWTPPTAPATATPAMTPMGGAPAAPSTPASAAMTPGRPVWQRRILMGMRCELPRFSGLVLYDEHGRPIQVGTPGRRNHRQGKKKTARTSSTTTLRDLL comes from the exons ATGGGGCTCTGCGCGTCGATGCTGCAGCGGAGGACGGAGGGGCGGTACCCCGAGCCGAGGCGCGGCACGGCGAGGGCGCTGTTCGTCGTCAGAGGCGACCGCCGGCCGTCGAACCCAGAGGCGCTGGTGGTCCGGGTGCAGGACTCCGGTCGGACACAGCTCCGGAGACATGGCACTGGCAGGGCGGAGAGTGGAGGACGCGGGGGGTGCTGGCAGCAAGGCACGGACGCGCTGGACAGGATGATCACTCGCGCTCGGATGCCCCGGCTGCCTTGCGCGGGCAGCGGGACCGTCGGGGTCGAGCCGGACGCGGCGTTGCGCACGCGTCAGACGGCGTCGGCGGAGCGAGGTGCCCCACCAGGGCTCGGGGTCGAGCCGGACGCGCCGTTGTATACGCGCaagacgacggcggcggcagaCCGAGGGGGCCTGCCAGGGCCGCGCTGGACGCCACCAACGGCCCCAGCGACGGCGACGCCGGCCATGACACCCATGGGTGGGGCGCCAGCGGCACCGAGTACGCCGGCCTCGGCAGCCATGACGCCGGGCCGGCCGGTGTGGCAGAGGAGGATACTGATGGGGATGCGGTGCGAGCTGCCGCGGTTCAGCGGGCTCGTGCTGTACGACGAGCACGGCCGGCCCATCCAGGTCGGCACCCCGGGCAGAAGGAACCACCGCCAG GGGAAGAAGAAGACTGCCAGGACATCTTCCACCACAACTCTCAGGGACCTCTTATAG